In Malassezia japonica chromosome 2, complete sequence, one DNA window encodes the following:
- a CDS encoding uncharacterized protein (BUSCO:EOG09265RGS; COG:S; EggNog:ENOG503P5MG), protein MSAPRSSAPPMAPRQHAAPQQTHAAPQAQAQQAPGLFGQMASTAAGVAVGSTVGHGISNMLFGGHHEAAPAAEAPPAQAYDNGAFSQQQHTGINCDAQSKDFLQCLEKTNDMNACSYYLEQLKACQAAARPY, encoded by the exons atgtcggcgccgcgctcgtcggcgccgcccatGGCTCCTCGccagcacgctgcgccgcagcagacgcacgccgcgccccaggcgcaagcgcagcaggcccccggcctctttggccagatggcctcgaccgccgcTGGTGTGGCTGTCGGCTCG ACTGTGGGCCACGGTATCAGCAACATGCTCTTTGGTGGCCACCACGAGgctgcgcccgccgccgaggcgccgcctgcgcaggcGTACGACAACGGCGCCTTctcgcagcagcagcacaCCGGCATTAACTGCGATGCGCAGAGCAAGGACTTCTTGCAGTGCCTGGAGAAGACCAACGACATGAACGCCTGCTCGTActacctcgagcagctcaaggCGTGCCAGGCCGCTGCTCGTCCCTACTAA
- a CDS encoding uncharacterized protein (EggNog:ENOG503P476; COG:F; COG:H) encodes MQAQVDSLAGRVLRGAEALDTPRRFLVGLSGIPGSGKTTLARCVTDAVNRQAGAEVCVCVGMDGFHYTRAQLDAMDDPAYAHARRGAAFTFDADAFVAFVERLRASGHPGALPTLHAPSFSHAEKDPVADGITILPSHKIVLVEGLYCNLSVAPWDRAAACWDLRWLLTIDEAEARARLTRRHVEAGLAPTPDAARHRADTNDLPNGAWILAHTIEPIERLST; translated from the exons ATGCAAGCGCAAGTCGATTCCCTCGCAggccgcgtgctgcgcgggGCTGAGGC CCTCGACACGCCCAGGCGCTTTTTGGTCGGACTCTCGGGGATCCCGGGGTCGGGCAAGACAACGCTCGCGCGATGCGTCACCGACGCGGTCAACCGCCAGGCCGGGGCGGAGGTGTGCGTGTGCGTCGGCATGGACGGCTTTCACTacacgcgcgcgcagctcgatgcgATGGACGACCCCGCATAcgcacacgcgcgccgcggcgccgcattTACGTTTGACGCGGAC GCATTTGTCGCGTTTGTCgagcgcttgcgcgcgtcgggccACCCCGGCGCACTCCCGACGCTCCACGCGCCCTCCTTCTCGCACGCGGAAAAAGATCCGGTCGCTGACGGCATCACGATCCTGCCGTCGCACAAAATCGTTCTCGTCGAGGGGCTCTACTGCAACCTGTCTGTCGCGCCGTGggaccgcgcggcggcgtgctgggACTTGCGCTGGCTGCTGAccatcgacgaggccgaggcacgcgcgcgcctgaCCCGCCGCCACGTCGAGGCGGGCCttgcgccgacgccggacgcggcgcgccaccgag CGGATACCAATGACCTGCCCAACGGCGCGTGGATCCTTGCGCATACCATAGAGCCGATTGAGCGGCTGTCTACATGA
- a CDS encoding protein-serine/threonine phosphatase (EggNog:ENOG503NTXG; COG:K) has product MPAQAPLGEQGVPNAVAAADSRRAPSQHLKPARPVRGAAHHAVALGQPVSNTTSDAVTTHAPVLTPEPSASSGVPALSVTHPASPNATGSPTTNGTPLPPKPTPSTQGKPSIELTRAPSMNVPENTVSAPHRMPRTPAIQGPRPEPPSDRPRGLRKLFAMMTCSGNSATQAAALDEPTQPAPSHGAPASPKHAQVASSPSTVTMPSKAESSDGVPGMLGTTGSLQNATVTEPEAGLPSRDSVIGPPSTATHGEDTDEYGGGIIASVGQTGGMPMPYDTDLVSEQEMLAEEQRLINQGGTGLLLDERGNPRPLLPPAQGVAAQRKCLVLDLDETLVHSSFKMVPNADFIVPVEIDGVTHSVYVIKRPGVDEFMRQMGELYEVVIFTASLNKYADPVIDILDIHHVVHHRLFRESCYNHHGNYVKDLSQLGRPLHDTIILDNSPASYIFHPTNAVPVSSWFNDPHDTELTDLCPFLEDLCDVNDVRIVLDGFIHPD; this is encoded by the coding sequence ATgcctgcgcaggcgccgctcggcgagcagggcGTGCCGAAtgccgtcgctgctgccgattcacgtcgcgcacccTCGCAGCACCTCAAGCCAGCCCGGCCAgtacgcggcgcggcgcaccacgcCGTGGCGCTGGGCCAGCCCGTTTCCAATACCACGTCCGACGCAGTAACCACACATGCGCCTGTATTAACACCTGAACCCAGTGCTTCGTCCGGCGTGCCTGCGCTGAGCGTAACGCATCCCGCCTCCCCGAACGCAACGGGGTCCCCGACGACGAATGGGACCCCCCTGCCTCCAAAACCCACTCCCTCTACGCAAGGCAAGCCCAGCATTGAGCTGACGCGGGCACCGTCCATGAATGTGCCCGAAAATACTGTATCTGCTCCGCATCGCATGCCGCGTACCCCTGCGATCCAAGGGCCGCGGCCGGAGCCCCCCAGCGACCGACCGCGGggcctgcgcaagctctTTGCGATGATGACTTGTTCGGGCAACTCTGCGACGCaggctgcggcgctggacgagccgacgcagcccgcgccgagccacggcgcgcctgcgtcgcccaaacacgcgcaggtcgcctcttcgccgagcacggTGACGATGCCGAGCAAGGCCGAATCGAGtgacggcgtgccgggcaTGCTGGGCACCACCGGCTCGCTGCAAAATGCGACGGTGACCGAGCCGGAAGCGGGTCTCCCCTCGCGCGATTCGGTGATCGGCCCGCCGAGTaccgcgacgcacggcgaAGATACCGACGAGTACGGCGGCGGGATTATTGCCTCGGTCGGGCAGACGGGTGGCATGCCGATGCCGTATGACACGGATCTGGTGTCGGAGCAAGAgatgctcgccgaggagcagcgtCTGATCAACCAAGGTGGCACGGGTTTATTGCTCGATGAACGCGGCAACCCCCGGCCCCTCCTGCCTCCCGCGCAGGGTGTGGCGGCCCAACGCAAGTGCCTTGTGCTGGATCTGGACGAGACACTGGTGCACAGCTCCTTCAAGATGGTCCCGAATGCGGACTTTATTGTTCCTGTCGAGATCGATGGAGTGACGCACAGCGTCTATGTGATCAAGCGGCCTGGTGTCGACGAGTTTATGCGCCAGATGGGCGAATTGTACGAGGTGGTGATTTTCACGGCAAGCCTGAACAAGTATGCGGATCCCGTGATTGACATTCTTGACATTCACCATGTCGTGCATCACCGGCTCTTCCGTGAGTCGTGCTATAATCACCACGGTAACTACGTCAAGGACCTTTCGCAGCTGGGGCGCCCACTGCATGATACCATCATCCTCGACAATTCCCCTGCCTCGTACATTTTCCATCCTACCAACGCAGTCCCGGTCTCGAGCTGGTTCAACGATCCTCACGACACCGAGCTCACGGACCTGTGCCCATTCCTCGAGGACCTCTGCGACGTGAACGACGTTCGCATCGTCCTCGACGGCTTCATCCACCCCGACTAA
- the BCP1 gene encoding Mss4p nuclear export (BUSCO:EOG092649VA; COG:U; EggNog:ENOG503NVUT), producing the protein MSSAAPRKEEEEEEEIEFINVEFDFTAPSEIDYQALKRLFQQLFYTHAPTMDLGVVADYVVNLSQNHGIGTVVKVDDMEQVRDPYAVISALTFGEKGVPAADLLRTYLTTQLARSAKGKPLLDLINSASGSKPLVLLLHERMINLPAQVMPPLLRMLHEEYEEGRQEATPPAAEPTHLLVFSRGFSADALEEDADQEPTGLAGARKRKAGLNQTHPDDAAAAALGKAAKRKMIKTPSASSRLDDGLGSFHPEDELLAEFVSHHFHFRFPPPRDAIDTYEAPIYGRIMAIPYAKVPAALARIQAEWPAPM; encoded by the exons ATGAGCAGTGCGGCGCCAAGGAAAGAGgaagaagaggaggaggagatT GAATTCATCAATGTCGAGTTCGACTTtaccgcgccgagcgagatTGACTACCAGGCGCTGAAGCGTCTGTTCCAGCAGCTTTTCTATACGCATGCCCCGACGATGGACCTCGGCGTGGTGGCCGACTACGTCGTGAACCTCAGCCAGAACCACGGCATCGGCACAGTGGTCAAGGTTGACGACAtggagcaggtgcgcgaTCCATACGCGGTGATTAGTGCGCTTACGTTTGGCGAGAAGGGCGTGCCCGCCGCGGATCTGCTGCGCACCTATCTcacgacgcagctcgcACGCTCCGCCAAGGGCaagccgctgctcgacctgaTCAATAGTGCGTCGGGCAGCAAGCCGCTCGTTCTGCTGTTGCACGAGCGCATGATCAACCTGCCGGCGCAGGTTATGCcgccgctcctgcgcatGCTCCACGAGGAGTACGAAGAAGGGCGCCAggaggcgacgccgccggccgccgagccgacCCACCTGCTGGTCTTTTCGCGTGGATTCTCGGCAGACGCCCTCGAAGAGGATGCGGACCAGGAGCCGACCGGcttggccggcgcacgcaagcgcaaggcgggGCTCAACCAGACGCAccccgacgacgcggctgccgcggcgctcggcaaggctGCGAAGCGCAAAATGATCAAGacgccgtcggcctcgtcgcgcctcgacgacgggCTAGGGTCGTTCCACCCGGaagacgagctgctcgccgagtttGTCTCGCACCACTTCCACTTCCGTTTCcccccgccgcgcgacgcaatCGACAcgtacgaggcgccgaTCTATGGTCGGATCATGGCGATCCCCTATGCCAAGGTCCCTGCGGCCCTCGCGCGGATCCAGGCCGAGTGGCCTGCACCGATGTAG